One window of the Macaca thibetana thibetana isolate TM-01 chromosome 1, ASM2454274v1, whole genome shotgun sequence genome contains the following:
- the GJA8 gene encoding gap junction alpha-8 protein: MGDWSFLGNILEEVNEHSTVIGRVWLTVLFIFRILILGTAAEFVWGDEQSDFVCNTQQPGCENVCYDEAFPISHIRLWVLQIIFVSTPSLMYVGHAVHYVRMKEKRKSREAEELGQQAGANGGERGPLSPDQGNVKKSSGSKGTKKFRLEGTLLRTYICHIIFKTLFEVGFIVGHYFLYGFRILPLYRCSRWPCPNVVDCFVSRPTEKTIFILFMLSVASVSLFLNVMELGHLGLKGIRSAFKRPVEQPLGEIPEKSLHSIAVSSIQKAKGYQLLEEEKIVSHYFPLTEVGMVETAKPFSQFEEKITTGPLEDLSRGYQETLPSYAQVGAQEVEGEGPPAEEGAEPEVGEKKPEEERLTTEEQEKVAVPEGEEVETPGVGKEGEKEELQSEKVSKQGLPAEKTPSLCQELTTDEARPLSRLSKASSRARSDDLTV; encoded by the coding sequence ATGGGCGACTGGAGTTTCCTGGGGAACATCTTGGAGGAGGTGAATGAGCACTCCACCGTCATCGGCAGAGTCTGGCTCACCGTGCTTTTCATCTTCCGGATCCTCATCCTTGGCACGGCCGCGGAGTTCGTGTGGGGGGATGAGCAATCTGACTTCGTGTGCAACACCCAGCAGCCTGGCTGCGAGAACGTCTGCTACGACGAGGCCTTTCCCATCTCCCACATCCGCCTCTGGGTGCTGCAGATCATCTTCGTCTCCACCCCGTCCCTGATGTACGTGGGGCATGCGGTGCACTACGTCCGCATGAAAGAGAAGCGCAAAAGCCGCGAGGCAGAGGAGCTGGGCCAGCAGGCGGGAGCTAACGGCGGTGAGAGGGGGCCCCTCAGCCCGGACCAGGGCAACGTCAAGAAGAGCAGCGGCAGCAAAGGCACCAAGAAGTTCCGGCTGGAGGGGACCCTGCTGAGGACCTACATTTGCCACATCATCTTCAAGACCCTCTTTGAAGTGGGCTTCATCGTGGGCCACTACTTCCTGTACGGGTTCCGGATCCTGCCTCTGTACCGCTGCAGCCGGTGGCCCTGCCCCAATGTGGTGGACTGCTTTGTGTCCCGGCCCACGGAGAAGACCATCTTCATCCTGTTCATGTTGTCTGTGGCCTCTGTGTCCCTCTTCCTCAATGTGATGGAGTTGGGCCACCTGGGCCTGAAGGGGATCCGGTCTGCTTTCAAGAGGCCCGTCGAGCAGCCCCTGGGGGAGATTCCTGAGAAATCCCTCCACTCCATTGCTGTCTCCTCCATCCAGAAAGCCAAGGGCTATCAGCTcctagaagaagagaaaatagtttCCCACTATTTCCCTTTGACCGAGGTTGGGATGGTGGAGACTGCCAAGCCTTTCAGTCAGTTCGAGGAGAAGATCACCACAGGACCCCTGGAGGACTTGTCCCGGGGCTACCAAGAGACACTGCCTTCCTACGCTCAGGTGGGGGCGCAGGAAGTGGAGGGCGAGGGGCCGCCTGCAGAGGAGGGAGCTGAACCGGAGGTGGGAGAGAAGAAGCCGGAAGAAGAGAGGCTGACCACGGAGGAGCAGGAGAAGGTGGCTGTGCCAGAGGGAGAGGAAGTAGAGACCCCCGGAGTGGGGAAGGAGGGTGAAAAAGAAGAGCTGCAGTCGGAGAAGGTGTCAAAGCAAGGGCTGCCAGCTGAGAAGACGCCTTCACTCTGTCAAGAGCTGACAACAGATGAGGCCAGACCCCTGAGCAGGCTGAGCAAAGCCAGCAGCCGAGCCAGGTCAGACGATCTAACCGTATGA